The Rattus norvegicus strain BN/NHsdMcwi chromosome 2, GRCr8, whole genome shotgun sequence nucleotide sequence TATGCCCCCTGGGATCCTCCTGTCAGTCTACCaaagaggatgctgggaatgggCCACCACGCCTGACTTTTTATATGGAAGGTGGGAATCTATACCAAGGTCCTTGAGCAACAAACACTTCACCATTGAGttaatctccccagcccccaggtgTTTACTTTAGCTGTCCTGACATTTAGCTCTGATTTACATAATACTGAACAATAAAATTTCTTACTAAAATTAAGATACAAGTAAAACCTAGAGAAAAAACCCGGCACTGAGAAAGGGCGTGCTAATTCTCACTGTGCAATCTGAGTTTGCCTCCATCCTTACTGCAGTGACTATTCTCAGGACCCTTCCCTCAGCAGAGCAGGCAAGCACCCCATCACTGGTTGATTGTATTCCCAGCCTCTCAAGCCAAATATACCAATTAGTGTTGCAGGGAAGTCAAGCTTCCTTTTTTGAGCTCCTAGCAGCAAGCTGAAACTCTAGGCAGCTGCTGGGAGAAGTGAgatagaagaaagagagagaagccgtgTCTTCGGAGTTTAGACCTGGGAAATCTGGCAATGAAGGTTGACAAGCAGTTCCACAGCAGAGAGCCGGGCTCCAGTGAAGGAAAGCTCAGAATGACAGGAAGGATACACTTAAGCTTTTGGGCAGTGcccaagagaaagagaaaagatagcAGCTGCACCAAGGGAGGAACTGCTGGGAAGGGAAAATACATTGTATCTATCTCTAAGGAGATAATTATTCCTCCAGCATGTTTATTTGGGCCAGTTGTCTTTCTTTAGGCTGGACTTTTGGACAAGTCCCTGATTTACATGTAAGGGAGGAAACAACAATGTCTCTCCTTTAGAGACCAGCTCATGTTTCCTAACAGGTTCAGAGACACTTTTCCAGGAAGTTACCTAAGAAGAGGTAATCATGCTTTCCTTCCTAATGTTTGCAGAGAGATGACTATGAGGGAAGGGGTCTATCCTCAATGGCTTCTAGCTACCTGACGCTCTCTCAAAAGCTGAGACCTTAAAAATCCTTTAAGGGACAGGCAGAAACTGACAAACTGTATAATCAATTCTCACCACAAAATCCAGAGATCCAGTTCAAAAGCTGTTCACAAGAAGGGGTTAGTGTCTGGACTGGGGTTTCAGTCACACACTCAAGTATGGCTCCCAGGAGGAAGGGCTCATTTAAGAAAGTGagataacaagaaacaacagttCCTCTGTATTCTGGCCTCTGGTCAGGACAAAACTGTAGAACATTTCTGTCTTCTGGCCAACAAGAATTAGAACTGCTAGCTTTTCCCTAAACCTGCCcaagctatttctttctttctttctttctttttttttttttttttttggagctgaggaccgaacccagggccttgtgctttctaggcaagtgctctaccactgagttaaatccccaacccccaagctaTTTCTTATCCTTGGTGTGATACTTTCTTATAAACGACATTGGCTATTACTCACAACTGAACAATGAAGAGCAGGAAGAGGCTCTAGATTAGACGATGAAAATTATCCAAAGTACTTATTAGGTAGTTAATTTCGCTTGATTTTATTCTCAGTAAGCACGGTTTCATTTGGACTATGGCTCTCAATTCAGTACCCCATCCATAGCATTCCTTAATTACAGCTTTACACAAGTTACTTGTCTAATACAGATAGGCACACACACCAGAGTTAACCATCAGCTATATTGTAAGTAAATCCATACACTGACATTTAGTTCTTGACAGGTCTGAGTTAACATTTTGTGTCTACTGCATGTGAATTACCCAGCACCAAGAATGTTACTAATCAACTAgaatgatttaatttttaatgtcttATTGCTCTCTCTAGCATTTCCTATCTTTGTGGCATTTGCATTTCAAGAACGTAAAAACTGCTGAGATGATGTATAATGTTCTTGCTTGTTCTGAATGTTTGTGACTGTCACGATCTGGTCATTATATTCAAAAGCTGCCACGAACAATCTACAGTAGCATGTGCTCTTAAAGAGCTTCTCAGTTACTCCAGGACTGAAGATACAGCTTAGTACAACACTTccgtagacacacacacacacacacacacacacacacacacacacacacacacacacacacacacacacacacacaacttcattCCATTGGCTAACCAAATGCTTCCTTTGGGACTTAGGTCCAGTTGTTCACCAAGTGACTCCAGACCCAACAATCAGTGATTTCAGTATCAGGGAACTCATTTAGTAATTTGAATTCCCAGGCACTAACCTAGACCAACAGAATATTCAAGTCTGGATATAGAACCTAGCAAGACTTTAAACTCTGGTAACTGCTAAGCTACTGCCTGCAGGTTACTAAACTCATCTACCTGCTCACCAAAGGCCAGTGCTTCAGAGATAAACGCTGGGAAGGAGTCAAGCTTCCTTCCCCATCAAAGGCCACCTTAAGAGCTTGAGGTATAAGCATACAGAGGGAAGCACAGTGGGGCCACGGGCAGGCATGCCATACTTAGTCTGTGTCATCTGAGGCAGCTTTACCTTCTTGGGGTAGTTCCCATAAACTTGTTTAGACAGATGAATTTTCTCCAATAAAAGCATCATCTTACATATCCTAAATAATCTAATGACCACCAGATATTCTGGGTTACgtaaattaaaaaacatttgGGAGTGACATGGGAAGAATTGCAGTTTTCTTTACAATCTGGAATGCCAGTAAAAGGGGGATTCACAAATGGGACAGCTGCGCATAGCCCCAGGGCAAGGAAATTCGAGTCTGACGGCTTAACTGATCTCCTATCTCTTCTACTCCCAGCCCCATTAAAAACTGGAGTGGATTCCAGAAAGAAAATGAGTGTTTCCTCTTATGCTTTGTACAATCTGAAGAGGTGTCTTAGAggtagaagacaaaaaaaaagaggtgtCAGAGACAGAAGTGTGTGATTGTATACACAGGTGATTTATAACTGACAGCTATCATTACAATAAAACTTTTCTTCCCAGGTCACAGTTTAGTAGAAATACCAACACAGAGGTTATTTCAACTAAATCATATCTGACTAACATCAAGAAGAAATATGCTGCCTTTATACTTATTGTGGAGGAGGGACTGTTTACAGAACACAGGAGGTTAGATGTCCTTTAAGTTCTGACTAGGTGATAACAGTCTCTATAGTCTGACACGGATTCCTACAGCACACGTCAAATTACACATGAACTACATTTTGCCTAGGTCTCCTCCAACACAGAGACTTCAAAGACTCCCCTCTCATTTTCCCGCATCAGTTTTAAGACTTTCAAGTGAGCTCCTCAATGACCATGTTTTCAATGAAGACAACACACGCTAAATGGCAGATAGAAATTAATCCACATTTTAAGTGAGGACTACATTTAGGCCTCATTTGTTGCTGGTTTACTCAACATATAAAATGTGATCTAGTAAGCAGCATGTGATCTTTGTAAGCATGATCTTAATATTAAACTGACACCTCTTCAGCAAACTTTTGTGACTTGTTACCATTTAATTCCACAATTACCAAAGTATTGCTTGAGCTGATCTCTTTAAAAACAAgtagaaaaatatgtttaaaataaataggCACTACTAAAAACACTTGTATGTCAATAAGATCTACAAAGATATAAGTAACGTGTGTCTGGCCTTCCGAGCAAGTCTTGGGTTAGGAAGTATGTGACAACAATCTTGTATCTTAATGAGCCATGTTTACCACAGTCACAAAAATATATCAAGCATCTCCAAACTGATCATTAGCGAGGCCAGCGATGGCTCTTCTTTCTGGGGACCCAGGTTTGCTTCtcagcacccgcatggcagctcacaaccgacTCTAAGCACCTTCTGTGTTAGGGGAGGGAGTCATCAGGCACACACGGTGCGCAGTCATACATACAAGcacaacacccacacacataaaattaaataactttaaaaagagTCATGAacacataattttaaagtttactttaaaatgtaaattatctCCCAGTATTTAACAGGTAAAGAAAATAGCATATTGATTTTATGTggttgttatatttttattttccaagtaatactgattaaaaatatttacacaacTACTTTTAAGTCCACAGTTTAGCACTCTTATTTGTATGGCTTTAAAAGTTATAGCACAAAATCTTTACATTAAGGATTGGGGGGAAAAGAGTCCACTCAAAACAAAGCctgatatattatatacatacgtTTCCTCTGTActttatttaaatacattaattttaaaatgatgctCAGCTAATCTTTTCCCATCTGGTGGTAAAATACTAGTGCAAGTTCTCATCAAAATAAAGTTTACCACAGATGGAAATGAATTTTTTCCATTGAAAATGGCCCTTTAGCCGCCgttaaatgaaaaattttcaatgTAACTTAAAGGAAAATGAATTGGTAATTGTCATTTTAAGCAAAAATACCAAGTACCAGAGCACTTTATGCTGCTCTTTAAAACACAAACTTTGAAAGAACCAGAGATGTTTTTCTgaagttttgttggtttttgaaaAGGCacagggtggtttttttttttttttttttttaacattctagAAATTCTGCCACCACCGTTTCTGTTGTGGGGACAGCATTTGTAGCCACTAGTTAGACAAGAATGTTGTTCGAATTAAAGCTAGCCCCCAACTATTAACTGCACAGTAACAATGCACTTCCCTCATGCAGCCTTGTGTTGCCTACATACTCAATTTTTAAACATGCATTAGAATACAAATGTATGTATTCTAATGGTTTTAAGTATGATTTTATAATATGCAAAGAATTTAAGGAGAGACATGACCTGGGGAAGAGGACACGGAGACCCTTACCACAATGAAAATAGATGCATTCGGACCCAACTATATAATAAGAATATAATTCATTTAAGTTACCAGAAATATACTTCTCAAAGCTCCCACTCATTATGAGGAATATTCCCACTCTGTGGCATTAACTGGAAGGACATCAGCCTGTTTCCATAGAAACAGTTCAGCACAACAGAAATAGCTTAACTTTGGTCCACTTATTTGATAGCTTACGATCACACTGCCCATCAGTTTACCccaaatgtaaatttagaaatatcactGCTATTTCATTCTAAAACGGGCATAGATGTCCTGTCGTGGTCCACTTTTACAGCGTGGGAGTGCTCTCCTGGTTTGGTCTCCAAGCCCTCAGTGTCTTCGTACTCTTCCATGGCAGCATCTGCATGGTTAGGTTCGCTCTCCTCTTGGCTCATCATTTCGGGGGTCATGTGATCCAAGTCAGCTTCTAGAAGCTCAGTTTGTACTTCCACTGGCATCTGATTGACCCGTTCGACGTGAAGCTCTTCAACGTGTACTTCAGTACCTTCTTCAGTCTGGATCCGACCCACCTCCAGGTAACTCACCTGGACCTGCTCTGGAAGCGCACTCATTTGTGAGTCATGCACTTGGCCGTCTTGGAGCAGATCTGGATGAACTTGTTCCACAGTTACTTGTGCAGAATCCACTTGGACCTGAAGCAATGGTAACACATGCACTTTCCCAACTTGTTCTATAATAGTCATTGATGTCACTGGTTCCGTTTGTAAGTGTGTTTCTACTGAAAGGACTTCTTCAGTCACTATACGCTCTGAAATATTGTGAGCATCACTAAGATGCCTCCTTAATTCATTTCCTTGCATAAACCACAAGTCACACAGAGTACAATGGTTGGGTTTATCTCCAGTGTGTATTACCAAGTGATCTTTGAACTGGTCCCAGCTGTTAAATACACTGTTACAGACCTGAAATCACCAAACACAGTATGTTAATGATAATTGTAATCATACTGAAGTAAATGCGGGTACATTTATTCTCTATAAAATACACTAATGGGTTGAAGTTAGTTCAGTAGTATCtgcctagcaatcacaaggcACTATACTGGTTCTAATCCTAACAGTCAACAAATACaataaccaaataaaacaaaaaacaacagcaaagaaaTCCTCACAAAGATACACTAATACGGGTTGAATGGTGAACGCATAACTTAGTGGGGAAAGTACTTGCGCAGCATATGGGAGGCCCTgtgtttaattcccagtaccagaaaacaaaccaaccaatgaCAAAACACTACCATCCACACAGGTAAGTTATTACAGAACCATTTTAAATATAGTTCCCAGGGCACCTAGTGCAAAGCTACTCACACACTTGGTTTCACTTGACCTTTCAGCCCATACACCTAAAACTGACTAAATCCTGGGAACACTCCAGCATTGCTCCTGttaaatatccaatataaagTGCCAATATCATAGTTTATCCCACAGTTTCAAGATTTAGACCCATTACACTATTTGGAAGAAAAATTTATTGATCATGGAAAACACAGTTCTATCTTTTTCTGCCTTTCCTGCCCCTCTCCCAGAAGCTAATGACTGTTCCTAAGGGTAAAAATAATTAACTGTGGGCAGGTGAgctggctcaacaggtaaaggcaGCACTTGCCACCACGTTGGGAGACAATCTCTGAGCCCAATCCCTAAAATCCACGCAGTGAAAACAGCACAAACTCCTACAAAGTCTCCTCTGATGACAAAGCACAGCTGTTAGTcaataaacataaacaaacacCCAACCTACTGTCCCCAACCAGGAGTGGGGTGCAGGCCTCCGCATTTAGGAGAGACAGGAGGTAACCATAATTCAGCTACAAAATCAGCCTGGCCTGGAATAGGACAGATtgcctttttaaattaaaaaaaagaaaaaagaaaaagaataagaaggaggaggaggagaaagaaagaaagaaaaccacctACCAAACTTGACAATTTTGTCAATATTGATCATCTAGGGCTGCTAATAACTTGTATTAAAACTTTACTTCGGTCTTTCTGAGGCTCTAGCTTTCCTGAGATGCTGATATACCACTGCGATGTTGTGTCAAAAAAGCATTTGAGACCCCCTAACCTACCCACACTATAGGAACTAAAGGCATGCCCAACCTTTTGACACTGCAACAGGAGGACATTGTCATCTTCTAAGTTTACATGCAAGAGCTGTACAAGTTAAAAAACAAAGCCCCTTACTGTTTAAGGGATTTCGGTTGTTTTGGCCCATATTCATAGCTGTTCTGGGGCGCATGAGAGTATCGGTTTTATCCAGTATTTTGAGTGCATGCTTCTCTAGGAGCTGAAGCTTGCTGCTTACTTACTGCCCAGAGTCACAAGAGAAGATCCTACTGGGTTTCACCAATTCAAGAAAAGATCAGATTTCAAAATTCCAGGAATGGTTTCCAATGAACACATAGTGTTTTTTGCTTTAACGTCATGTCAAAATCTTCTCAGTCAACCCAACGAGTCAAGGACTATTAATTATCCAATACTCTGCACTTCTAATGACTGTAGTAAGTTCCTcttatgaaaacaaaatataccCACACATACCTGGCATTCATAaagcttcttccttcccttttttgcCCCTACTCCAGTTTGGCACGCAGTGAGGTGACATTTGAGAGTGCTATTTCTAGCAAACCGCTCGTGACAATTTGAACATTCAAAAGGTTTTTCACCTAttataagaaaaaaacacattgaaAAATTGAGAACATGAGCAAAAGCAAATATGAGCtcacctttttattttattatttttttcttttgcagtgctggaaattgaacagCAGGCTCTGCCTATGCCAGGAGACAACTTACCACTGAGGCATACTTCTGGCCAACTTTAACAtcattctctcttcttccttttttttcagacaaagtctattatgtagctctggttgtcttgtaacttggtatgtagaccaagctggcctccaattcagagaTCCTTCTGActccgagtactgggattaaaggttagTGTACCCCACGCCCAGCTCACATTAATTTTctcgcgcgcgcgcgtgtgtgtgtgtgtgtgtagggagtggGGCAGGACTTGTCATGTATACTAGCTGGTCATGTATACTCTTTACGGTCATTCTTCTGAGTgtgtctctacctctccagtgctgagattatgcTAAGCCACAACATAaggctttcctttttctttttttaacaataGTCTTTACTATGTTCCCCAGGCTGGAAATTAAACTTGTAATGTTCATGCCTCAGcccccagcctcccaagtggtACAATGACAGGCAAGAACCACATGCCTGACTTAATTCACACATCCTCAAGAAGGGGAACACTCATGGTAAGTCAGATGTGGGAGTCACTTGGAAATATAGAACTAGCGTTTCCCTAAGCGTTTTCCCTCTCTTAACCACATTTTAAGGGATGACAgtaaaaagataaggacacagaGGGAGCCACATATCCACACTCTCGGGATTAGGAGACGCTGGCTCGGGAAGATCCTGAATTTGAGACAAATTTGGGCAACACGGCAAGATCCTCTCTCACAAAGCCAAATGCGCAGGGGCATGGCGGTGCCTTTAACCCTGGCACCAGAAAGGCTGAGGTTCAAGGTCAATCAGTCCTACACAGTGAGGTGACCGctaacaaaactaaaaacaaacagcaCATAAAACAGCTTTGaacattttca carries:
- the Zfp131 gene encoding zinc finger protein 131 isoform X4, whose protein sequence is MKSHSTESFKCEICNKRYLRESAWKHHLNCYHLEEGGVSKKQRTGKKIHTCQYCEKQFDHFGHFKEHLRKHTGEKPFECSNCHERFARNSTLKCHLTACQTGVGAKKGRKKLYECQVCNSVFNSWDQFKDHLVIHTGDKPNHCTLCDLWFMQGNELRRHLSDAHNISERIVTEEVLSVETHLQTEPVTSMTIIEQVGKVHVLPLLQVQVDSAQVTVEQVHPDLLQDGQVHDSQMSALPEQVQVSYLEVGRIQTEEGTEVHVEELHVERVNQMPVEVQTELLEADLDHMTPEMMSQEESEPNHADAAMEEYEDTEGLETKPGEHSHAVKVDHDRTSMPVLE
- the Zfp131 gene encoding zinc finger protein 131 isoform X3, which produces MIPLWGQLNLMTNLPYSDFWTRRRNKENSAPLEETTTGKNEAKKRKIAETSNVITESLPSAESEPVEIEVEIAEGTIEVEDEGIAALEEMASGKQSIKYIQSTGSSDDSALALLADITSKYRPGESKGQISEDDCASDPISKQVEGIEIVELQLSHVKDLFHCEKCNRSFKLFYHFKEHMKSHSTESFKCEICNKRYLRESAWKHHLNCYHLEEGGVSKKQRTGKKIHTCQYCEKQFDHFGHFKEHLRKHTGEKPFECSNCHERFARNSTLKCHLTACQTGVGAKKGRKKLYECQVCNSVFNSWDQFKDHLVIHTGDKPNHCTLCDLWFMQGNELRRHLSDAHNISERIVTEEVLSVETHLQTEPVTSMTIIEQVGKVHVLPLLQVQVDSAQVTVEQVHPDLLQDGQVHDSQMSALPEQVQVSYLEVGRIQTEEGTEVHVEELHVERVNQMPVEVQTELLEADLDHMTPEMMSQEESEPNHADAAMEEYEDTEGLETKPGEHSHAVKVDHDRTSMPVLE